A region from the Lolium perenne isolate Kyuss_39 chromosome 4, Kyuss_2.0, whole genome shotgun sequence genome encodes:
- the LOC127296242 gene encoding anaerobic nitrite reductase GLB1 gives MSAAEGAVVFSEEQEALVLKSWAIMKKDSANLGLRFFLKIFEIAPSAKDMFPFLRNSDVPLETNPKLKTHAVSVFVMTCEAAAQLRKAGKITVRETTLKRLGGTHLKYGVADGHFEVTRFALLETIKEAVPADMWGPEMKNAWGEAYDQLVAAIKQEMKPSA, from the exons ATGTCTGCCGCGGAGGGAGCCGTCGTGTTCAGCGAGGAGCAGGAGGCGCTGGTGCTCAAGTCATGGGCCATCATGAAGAAGGATTCTGCCAACCTCGGGCTCCGCTTCTTCCTCAA GATATTCGAGATTGCGCCGTCGGCGAAGGACATGTTCCCGTTCCTACGCAACTCCGACGTGCCGCTGGAAACCAACCCCAAGCTCAAGACCCACGCCGTCTCCGTCTTCGTCATG ACGTGTGAGGCGGCTGCGCAGCTGCGGAAAGCCGGCAAGATCACCGTGAGGGAGACCACCCTGAAGAGGCTGGGTGGCACGCACCTGAAGTACGGCGTGGCCGACGGCCACTTTGAGGTGACAAGGTTCGCTCTGCTGGAGACGATCAAGGAGGCGGTTCCCGCTGACATGTGGGGCCCGGAGATGAAGAACGCGTGGGGCGAAGCTTACGACCAGCTCGTCGCCGCCATCAAGCAAGAGATGAAGCCTTCTGCTTAG